The DNA window GGGTCAGGCTACCTGGTCATGTCTGCTCAAAAGGCACCGCTGGTGCAGCCTGACATGCCCCTGGCTTTGGTTGCAAGCACGAGTGAGATTAATGTGACTGCAAGAATGCAGGGTGCAAGATGTATGGATGGGTTCCTGCCCACCATTGATGCAGAGTTTGGTTGGACAGGGTATGACAGGGATGGTCTTGTCTGAGTTGGGTTGGGTTTGTTCAGGATGTCTTGCCTGGATGTCTGAGGTGACTTATGGATAAGCCAGCAGATCTCTTTGTGCCCCAACCTAGCTGGACTCGTCACCTGATTTGATGACTACAGGTTCTCCTGTCTGCTGCCTTGCTATGTGGCAATGTGAGGGTGGTTTTCCCTTGGGTCTTACCATCTTGAGAACACAGCTGCTTTTGTTTGCATCCTTTTGTTCTTCACATCTAGGGTCTGTGACTTGAGAGTAAGAAGAATCATTGCTGGTTCTGTATTGCTGTTCCTCTGATGTATTTGCTGGTTCTGTATTGCTGTTTCTCTGATGTATTTGCTGGTTCTGTATTGCTGTTTCTCTGGTGTATTTGCTGGTTCTGTATTGCTGTCTCTCTGATGTATTTGTTGAGTTGTGCGGCATGGTGTTTCAGTGGGTAGTGCAGTTACCTCATACCACCAGGGGTTGTATGGGGGTTCGAATTCTACCTCCTCTTTGTGTGGAGATAATATAACACAATTTGCACCATGCTCCAACACAAGTTACTTGCAAATAGACATAAGAACATTTAGCTCAGTAACATTTAGCTCTCCAGCTATACATAGCCTCAACCATCCTGACTCTGAACTACTTATACATCTGGCTACTTCCATGTAGTctcatgattatttttttaaatgatttcaaCTGGGTAATATTGAGGGTTTCAGGACTCCAACTTACTTTTTCTGACTTCCAAATGTTAGACGCTGATGAACCAATAGGTAGGAACAACAAACaccttttcaattaaaaaaaaaaaaaaaacatgttttcccaGAGCTCTGTTCTGATAAATGGCTCCTGAGATTTGACTCGGGTGACTTGTGGTAAATGTCATGTTACAGATCTGACTGAAGCTTAATGAGCCTCTCTAGGCTCAAACGATCTAACGGTGCAGATGAGGCTGGTAAGGCCACGGAAGCCCTTGTGTGGTTTGTTTTGGTGGGAATTAGTTTAGGTAAAACTGGAACTTCACTTCAGAGTGCCTTTCTGCTGTTACGTAACTTGAGATTCTGGCTGGGGAGTAAGTCTACCAGGGTTTTTAGGGCAGGTGCACAGATCACCTGCAAATGTGTACATGAAAAATTTTGATAATTTGCTGATGCATTATATTTCATGGTCTGAGCATGCCTGACCAGTGGAGTCACCTACGCCACCTGCCATTCCACCCTATTTATTTAATAGGTTTAACATGAGCCTGTCCTGCTCACTCATGCTCCCCGCCTCAATGGTTCTGCAcccaagggcgtagatttgggtatggacagtATGGACACGTCCCTACCAATGCTGTGGGAGTGTCTTGTGcgttgggtgggggtgggggggggtttaggcTTATTTAGTGCCTACCAATTTTCAGACCCTTGTCTGTTTCTGACACCTTTCACCTTCCAGGATGGGGACCCAAAGATAGCTCCACATAGCCAGTTTGGGCTGAGCATGCCTGACAGGGTGGAAGACCCATGCTACGCTGGAGGGATCATGTCTCCCAGTTGGTTTGGGACCACTTGAGGATCCCCCAGAAGGAGCTGTGACCTCATTTTATGTGATTTTGAGATTCGTGCCTTTTAACCATGTAAAACATTGCTTAGCTCACCGGTGAGCAAGGCAAACATTCAGCGTATTTGTCTGATCGACTGCCCAGATAGAAACAGATGTTTGGATGGGCTGGAACCTGTTGGGTGACCCTGCATGTGCGTCTTGGAGGGGCACCTCCCACAGGGTAATATGTCATGAGATGGCAGGTCTGCCTCTTCTGCCTGCAGAGTGATATGCATGGATCCGTTTCCTGTAAGTGATGGAAAAGGTTAAAGAAAACGATCTGTCTTTTTGAAATGCCCGGCAGTGCCATTCAGGGAGGGGGACGTCGGCTGGGTGCCCTGAAACCTGCGGGGTAGATGCTTGACATTGTCTCTCTTCGTAACAACCCGCATGCCCCCACTTGTCCAAACAGGGAGGTGTCCTGGGAAAATGGATGCTGGAAGGGCCTCAGTACATCTAAGACTGTGCACTTGTACAGTGGCTGTATGTCACTCCCAGGTCACTGTCCGTCCAGACAGCTGCTTGGGGAAGAGGGAGCCGCACGGAGCCCATTAAATCTGCCCCTTCCATTAGCAAACCAAGCGGTAACCTGATCTGTCACTCGCTGCAccaacccccctcccagcccccaccTTGGAAAATTAAAACCCGAAGGGTTTTGTCGTGCACAGGGGAAATGCATTATTTCACAGCCTGAGCAGTGGGTGCCGTTGCCATCAGAGGGCTGCAGTAATAGAAAGCACGTATGTATATGTACTGCATATTCCTGCTGAGGGTCTCTTAGCCAGAGTAGAAGGAATGAGCTTTTAGCATGTCTCAGCATATGGCAGTGATCCTGTCAGATTAGTGCCTCCGTTACTTGCCCCCTATAAATAATGAGATGTAGAAGCGTGTCGTTTTGCTAATCTAGTTTAACAGCTTTACTGACGTAGGCAAACAAAGCTTCTGCTTACAGTGTTTCAGGGTTACGTTGCACTCGTGGTACCAGATGCTCATAGTGTTTTTGACAGTAACCGTCATTGATTTATTAGTATTTTGACGGGCGCGCCCCTTCCCACAATTTTTGCCAAGTTCTTTGATTGGCTGCGGACCCAGCAGTAGTCGGCGTGAAAACCAATCGGGGAAGATCTTTTGACGAAACCGCATGCCTAACATGGAGAACAGTATGTACATgtgtccccacccccaccactaTGGCTCCTGTGCGTGGACTTTCTTAGCAGTGGTATTAAGGGAACCTCTGTTTGTTTTATGGGCTGGTATCAAACTTTTTGATTGACAGGCAAAGCTACCAATAGTGGTCAAAGGAGATCCACCGCGGGCACACCATGAGCCCCTCCTCCCTGCTGTTATTTATActttttgtatgtctgaaacTCATTGTCATTTTGAAAATGCTCCTTGACCTTTTAGCTTTATGGTTTTCCTCTCTGATGTTGAGGGTTATAAAATGTATCTATTGTAAAAGTGTAATTGCAAGGTCCTCCTCCACAGCTCATGTTTTCTGAAATCCAAAGGCCAGAGAGTTGAACCAAAGCATGCTTGTGGTTGGTGCGCGTCTGCCAGGGTTGGGTATTTTTGGACACTGTGGCTGTCGGGGTCAGCACCACTGACATCTTGTAGTCTGCCTGAGGAATGATGGTATATGGCTGATGAAATTGTTTGCCGGCACAGTCCAACGTGCCGTGCAGATGAGGGGAGACTGTTTGGATTCCTCACGGTTGCGCGACATCTGTCTCCGTCCACAGGCATGGAAGAAAAGGTGGTTTGTGCTCCGGAGCGGCCGTCTCACCGGGGACCCTGACGTGCTGGTGTATTACAAAAATGACCACTCCAAAAAGCCCATCCGCATCATCAACCTAAACCTGTGCGAGCAAGTGGATGCCGGGCTGACCTTCAACAAGAAAGACCTGGAGAACAGCTTCATCTTTGACATCAAGACCATCGAGCGGGTCTTCTACCTGGTGGCTGACACCGAGGAGGAGATGAACAAGTGGGTCCGCAGCATCTGCGAAATTTGCGGGTTCAACCCCACCGATGATGGTAAGAACTCAgggtcatatttttttttttccaaaccggtCCTCAGTTACCcctagacagtccatgtttttgctccctcttaggtaatgagctgggagggagcaaaaatgtagactgtctggcagggagctgagaaacactgcagcCTAGTCCATGGCTCCTACTAATGGGTTTTCAaggcaggtcacatgacacaggtTAAAGAACGTTGGGTCTGCTGGAGAAGGTGCTTATTCTCAGTGGCAGCCATCAAAGAGGCACATAATCAGTCCCATAAGGGTCAAAAGTGAGGTATGCAACTCAGAGCCCCTCTCAGTTCCCCCTCTCATTTGGCAGGATAATTCAAGTAAACATATTTGATACTGTGCTTTTTCTAATATGGTTGCACCACAACACTTAACACAAGACAtagcaaaaacagaaaaaacctGAAGCAAGAAGTGATACATGCAGCATCCCAGTTGGACTCAGAAGCAATATAAATTATACAATATTTAACATCAGCGGAACCAAAAATTCCCTGTATCCACACTAGAGGAGGAAAGTATCTGTGTTCCACAGCCCTCTGGTTGGATCTTCTGTCATGGACCTCTTGGAATTTTGATGCTTCAGAGTACCTAGGAGTGTGGGAGAACCTTGGCCCTTGGGATATACTGAAGCTGAGCATGGAAGTGTGATTTTTAAACCTGATCTCTGCCACTCTGGGCTTCAGTTATTAGCCAGCTCTGTTGTCTTAGTTTCTTTTGTATCCATGCCAACATTCATCTCCCTCCCCACCAGTAGGGCTTAAGCCCTCCCTTCCCTTCCCTCACTCCCACCCTCACATTTTGTAGCCAGCATACACAAACAAGCTAAAGCTCTGCAACCCATCAGTgtgcagttgtgtgtgtgtgtgtgtgtgtgtgagagagagagagagcaggccgTCAGGCTTGAGTGGCCATCATTTGTGACCATGGAAAATGTGGGGGCCCCCCTCGGTGTTTTCTGGAGTTGGCCGTCCGTGATCCTGTCTGTCGGAAGGCCATGTTCTGCAGATCAAAACCCTTTCTGCCatttaaccctaaccctaaccctaaacctaaccctaacccccagagAATAGTTATGCTGTGATTTGGGTTTCTGGAGGACAGTTGGGGAATGTATACTCAGCTGCGGCACTGTAGGCGTTGACATGTCTGGTGGTGAAGCAGTGCTTCCCTGCAAAAGATGTTAGCATTGCCTAAGCTTTCTTTGGGTTTGCTAAGGAaatgaagaccccccccccccaccccggtcgAGCCAATTCAGTGTAGGGAGGAAAATACATGAATCCCGTTGTCCAGGGTTTGTTGCTGACCACCTGCTTATATCAGCCATCAGGTTCCTGGTCCTGGTCAGGAGTAGTCTGTGTTTAGGATTGGCAGGATATAGTTGACCTTGTCTGAAACTTCAATTGAGAGTTTGAAAAGCTTCAAAAGAAACAATTACAGTATCTTCAAAAGTAAAGGGTCAGCTAGTTTCTTGCGATAACAGATAACAGGGGACCTTGAACAACTGGTGGTTTCTGGCAAAGCAAGAAGTTCAGCTCTGAGGAGGCCGTCAGGCAAGGCTAGGAGTAGGATCGGCCCTGGGACCCTGCTGAAGGCgcggggtggctgggggggtggcTTTTTACTGCAGGATGAAATCAGCAGCTTTCAGTGCAAACGAAGGACCCCCAGACCCCATTGATAAGTCCGCCTACCTGTAACCTTGAGGAATGGTAGTGAGGCCATGAACGTGCCCTGGGGGGGAAGCAATGTATTGAGCAGCAAATCaccggaaaaaaaaacaacctggtGGACCTGAGGAACTGACAACTTGAGGCTGTGTGGGACTCTACTTATCCCTGGCATGAGGGAAATCGACTTTTTAGGTCTTCAGTGGAAATTTGTCCACAACCATTCAAAAtccatgtctgtgtctgtgacaaAACAATCAGTTATAACATGAAGATACACAGCATCCACCCTCGGCAGACAGATCATGTGACTGTCAGCCTGACAAAATCATTTGCCATCTGTTTCATATAATGTCTCATACCATTTCAGTGGGATGTTTAAAAAGGACACTCACTGTACAGCTATCAAACTGAAGGGTATTTAACATGTATCAGAGACAGAGTTAGCTAatccaggtccagagagtaaaagtccagaccaagattttgtttcaaccaaccaattaagcataaagagtcacagtcacagagtactcaactggttggttcaaacaaaatcccggtctggacttgaATTACCCAACTCATCAGCGAGAAGCTCTGGGTGGGATGCGATGCGTTTATCATTGTTCCTTCAGACACGTGGACACCATGGGGTTCCGGTGTATGTTTGTGAAACATAATCAAGGCTGTGTTTAGATTTGGAGCTTGAAGCTGCCTGTCTCCAGCAGAGCGACAGTGGAGACAGCAGTGACTGGTTGTGGAGTTTTCATTCCTGTCCCCTGTAGGGCCGACGACAGCTGTAATAAGAGACATTCCCGACACAAAGCGAAATCAGTAGCAGTAGGCTTGCAAGCTCTCCACTTTATCTCCGTCCATATTTCACTTTCTACCCCCTAGGAGACTATCCACAAAGCATCTTTGTCCTTACCTTTTGACACACATACAAAGCGgttggcatggggggggggggagagagtggTGATACAGGCCATATTACTCCTGGAGTTCTCTTGTGTAGTAATAAGGGCGATGAGTTCAAGAGTTTTCAAGGCTGAACAGGCAAGAAAATGGGCAGCCCTTGGAACACCTCATTTCCTTGTGGTCTGGAGTCGATTATCCAGAATAAACAGGCTCTGCAGCTCAGTGCTTTCCTCTGTCAGCAACATGTGAGCAGCGTGACACTGTTCATGAAACTTCCCCCGCTGTTTCCAGCCGTCGCTGAGATTCTGAATTGTGCCTTGCAAACTTAATTCGTGGCttgtcttttatttatttaaatttctattttagtacaaaaaaaaaatgcgatATGCTTCGCGGCAACTGCAGTGATTGTTATATCACTGATTAGTTAATTACTCAATAAAGAGGGTTCAGCTGGAACAGGGACTCACCACTGGGACTGGGGTCGGTTGCTTTCCAGACTCACGGAAGCCACCGGCACACTCCGGCGGCGCTGTGGTGGACGTGCCCCCGCACCCGGCACATGCTAGCATCGCCCCCCCGGTCATCGCCAGTGTGCCGCCCCCCTACCAGCCCGTCAGCGTCCGGCACCTGGAGCATTCGTCCGACCTGGAGGAGCCGCAGGAATATGTATTACTGGTGAACTGCGAGAGCAAGAAGCCGGACACCAGGTGAGACGTGCGACCGACGTCTGAATGGATGAAATGCGGTCACTGGGTTACAGTGGAAAGGGTAGAATCGCTGTCTTTGAATATGTGCTTAAATGGGTGTCGGAGGGTTGATCTGTTAATCCAGGTTTCTTTTAACTTGGTCTTTTTTTTGTCTAAGAATAAAATTTTACCTCAGTTTTCAGCTTAAGGATGTTGGTTTTCCGTGCAGCTGGCTTTTTACGTTCCATAGTGGCGTTTGAACACTGCACCAGTGGTGCACTTTCCATACAGGATGGTGAACAGAGTGCATAGGCCGACGCCCATCCCTGACCATAAACTGATCTGCCTCCCTCGTGTCATCGCTGTAGTTCCCTGGGACACGGGGACCAGGAGTACATGCTCCTCGAGCAGTGTGAGAGCAGGAGCGCTAGCCTGTGAGTGTGTTGTGCTGAGAtgggagctgtgtgtgtgtgcgggtgtgtgtgtgtggagtgatGTGCACACATGCTCGTGTGTACCCCCGTACACTTGCATGATGCCTCCCACAAACGACCGCTTACCGTTTTATACACCTGCAGAACAGGGTTGATATTTACCCGCGCAGACGTACAACTGCAGACACACACTCGAACAGATACTTTCACAATTCCACGTATACTCGATGACGTATTTGCGTGTGCTCACTgacagtcacacacaaacaggaaTCCCATGCATGATACAGGAAACAGATAATGACTAATAAATGACGTGTGAAACCTAGTTATTTTGCACTGTCAGTAATACCATAATTTTTGCTGATTTCCTTATTAGTTTCCAATGGGTAAAACTGGCTAATTTTGACTGCATGTAATAATCACACACTCTGTTCCtgaaatcctggtttaattaaTGGGATGCCCTAACGACGGTACTACAGCTGACAGTAACTGAATAGCTACCCAGCTGTCACTCATGGATGGTTTTGGTTTCCCCCTCTTCTTCCCAGTAGGCCTGTAATCGAGCTGTCCAAGTCCAAGTCCACGGAGACGGACTGCAACGATAACATCCCTTCTCACAGGACCATGAAGCCCTCAAACTCCAAGCATGGCTCCGTGAATGGCTTCTTCCCGCAGTCAGCCGCCATCTATGACTCTCCCCCACCCCGCGCGGCGTCCATGTCCGTAGACACAGGCCTGTATTTGTTGCCGCGCAGTTACTCTCAAGACACTGTACTATTGCCCAAGTCGTCGGCCTCTTCCCCACCCATGCCGGGGGCGGAGTCAGCAGGCGAGCTTCGCGCCTGCGGCGTGCCCCCCCGCCGGGAACCTGTGGAGCATCGTCTCAGACAGGTATCCCTCAGCTATGATATCCCCCCCACTCCCGGGGGCAGCAGCACTTACCAGGTACCCAGGACGCTCGGGCCGGAGGTGGCTGTATCCGTACTCTCGGACgtgccccctccccgccccccaaaaCCCTCCCCAGCCGCCCCACCCGAGCGCTCCCCAACAGAAACGTACGCCATCCCACGCCCGGTCTCGGAGACGGAGAGCAACTACTGCGTCCCCACTGGGGGTCGGACTCACCACAGCAACACCATCAGCGTGATGGACGCCTCTCGCCTCAGGAAAGGTCAGTGCCTGCATTGCTGGCCCACCCCAGTTTGGCCACCCTTATCTCCATGGCCCCACCTTTCACTTCTCCTGCTTCCTTTCGTTACACCTGACCTGCTGTCACTGGTCCTACCCCTCAGTGCCTCCAGTGGGCTTTTGCCTCAATTATCTCCATCCCACACTGGACGTACACTGCAAGCGTCAGACACACAACTGCTTTCAGATGCACACATGCATGCTGCATTCTGCATCATACACTGCCAGTACAAAGCCCTTGTCAGTGtcaaaaaaaattaggaaaggGGGATTGCTCTCCACGCAATCTTTTATCCTATACAATTGGAGCCCTAAAATTTAATTACAGAAGTAAACTTTTCTCTCTCTTCTGATGGAGTGTTTATATTGTCTGTTGTTGTTATAGTAACCCTCGATGAAGACTTTGAAGCGGATGCATGGCTTCAGACAGCTCCCTCTAGTGGCTACGTACAGTAACACGTGGCTGTTTGCTCTTAGATGAATGGCGGGATGTTTATTTTGATGGCTAATGATAAATGGAAGAGCAGAAGAAGCTCAAAGTTGTCATTTTCCGAGACCTTCCCAAGAGTTCGGACTTCGGGAAGTCCAAATCTGGCAGATTTCATGTGAAAATTGAAACGAGGGACATTTATCTAAACATCAAAGCTTCTGAGTTTGCCCACTGGGCACCCAGGTACAAATCAGATTATACTGAAGAGCTGATAGTAGGTAATTTAACAGACGGTGCAACACAACGTAAACATTTCCTTGCAAATGCGCACGCAGTGCTAATGATCGCCCAGTACCGGACTTAGAAAAACCCATCTCACTTGCAATTTGGTTGCATGAGGAACCCTCTGTGTTTGAACCGGGTCAGTAACCATTGGCGCGTGGTTGGCCAGTAGTCATGTGACCAAGGCTGAGCAAACCACAGAAGGAACACGTGTCAAGGGCATCGCACCCAAAACCAAGATGGCCACCTCATAGCCTACCACTGGCACTGATGCCTGTGGTAGCTGTACCAGATGTCGAGGCATACCTGGGGTGGAAGGCCGCTGATGTAGAGTGCTTTCATCCCCAGTGTGTTCACATCAACTGTACGCTTATAGTAAATGGACAGACAAACTCCCAGACTGCAGCACAGTCTCTACCTGTATATCTGTGATTGATTTAATATAGTCTCCATGTATAAACTTACAAATAATTTAATATCAAGTCTGCTATTTCCCATTTCAGCCCCCATCTCATGGCTGCCTCAGGATCTGCCCATTGTAGGGCAGCCTTGAGCAATCGCTTTCAGAAAGTCTTTCTGATTCTTCAGTGAAACGAAACCTACAGGAAATGTTGACCGCGCTCTGCCCGCTTTCCATCCCTAAGCACAAGGTTCTGCTTTCATATGAACCACTGTGGAACAGCACTCTGAGTTCAGCTTGGAGTGTGGAGCACTTAACCAAAAACACCATTCCTGGAATGCTATCTCAAAGGGCATCGTAAAGTCCTCGACACGTCTCTGAGGCCTATTATTATGGCACTGTTATTACGCAACATCGGACTTTTGCGTCATACTCTTGCGAGGCGCATTAATGATTTTGCTTCAGAATAACTCTCATAAACCATTGCGTGGCATTTTTCGAATAATCCCCttcaaaaaaaaagtgcaaatgcCCAGTGGCGGTACTTAATGATTAAATTATAGATTGGATGACATCGGAAGGGTCGGCTTAAACGACACATTGGTGCCAGGGTCAGCTAGAATGACAGGATGCATGATACATGAATAACAAATAACTGCATATTTGCAAGGCAAGCATGTTTAGGATTGAGCTACGAAGAAAAACTTCCATTGAGGGTGATTAGTCCTGGACTCGTTTGTGTGTGGTGACCCTACGGGCACAGACAGCTTTGACTGGGATTCATATAGAAACCAGGCAGTTCTCAAGATGCAGCCTGTGCCGTTTCATTAATTCCCCAAACTCGCTACAAATGAACGATCTTGCTCCGGTAAAAGGGTTTAGCCGCTCGTGTTTGCCGATCAGCTCATGTTTCACGTGGTTTCCTAGAGGCGCGATTTTCCAGGAAGTGACATGCTTAGTCTTGTGCTTCTTGTGAATTTACTTTTCCGGGAATTTTGTCGTCTTTCGTATGCTTATTGCTGCGTCTTTAGCATGAGGTTTGGGCTGATGCTTAGTCTTCAAAACTTATACAATGAGTGTTAAAATTACTCCTACCTATTGCCCTCCTGCTCCTTGCTTACAAGCTGTACTACAAGGAAACTTTATCAGTTCAGAAGAGTACAGAAAAAGGTGTAAAagatgtggtgtgtgtgtgtgtagtggtATATCAATACATTTATGCCTTTTCCAGATTTCGGATCCCAAGATTGCTACGACATCCCAAGAATTCTGTCGGATAGAAGCAGTTCATTTGACTTCAATGACAGCTTAAATGGCAGCTTTGTAAGTCTTTTTTTTAACGTAAGAGATTTTGTTATTGAGAGTTTTGAAGGATTACCCTTCTGTAATTGAAAGGTTTTTCAGTGATTCTGTACAGCCCATCCCCAGACAGAAGAATGTGGCCTTTGCCATtactgtgatttttattttttttgtcatgaaATTGCAGCAGTTTACACAGTTCTGTGATCCTGTTTACCGAGTACAGAAGAGCAATCGCATGATTGCGTCCAGCAGTGCTTCGATGGAGGAGGTGGATGAGAACTATGTACCCATGAGTGCCAACTCGCCCTCCCACCATCAGATGGGGAGCATGGTAGAGCTCATCCACGAGACAAACTACGTGCCCATGACGCCAAGCCCGGCCGAGTTCTCCTCCCTGGGCAAGCAGGTCCCCCCACCAGCACACATGGGCTTCCGCACCAGCCCCAAGACCCCACCGCGCCGGACCATGCTGATCAGTGACTGCCAGCCCCCACCAGTTCACCGCAACCTTAAACCGGACCGGAAAGGTGAACTGGGAGGACGGGGTTCTGTGTGTACCTGAATGTGAGCGTGTGTCTGTGCACACAGGTATGTCAGGATGATGCTCAGTGTGTCTGCATGACCATCAGTATATCTGTTTGGTCAAAATGGCTACTTTTCTAATGAATTCCTACTCCTCTCTCTCCATCACACTCTATTGTTCTGCATGCTTGACAAGAGAATCGTACATTTATGAGTTTCTGTGTTTGGGTCAGCTAAAAGGATAGCAGTTCTTGAATTCAGACCAATGTAAATGGACaggctgccattttttttttttttttttaactattctTAACATCTTCAGTATAAGTCACCATGCAACCTCTTCCTATTGGTTCCAGCTGGTACTAAATATGGCAGGGGGGCCTGGGCTTTGGGGGGAATTCCGAAGCCGCCGTTTTTAGCATTTTGGTATTTTGTTCCTTTCGCTGGCACCCGCCgcgtgattccccccccccccccccctcacctccgTTCCCATTGTTACCCGCTGAATGGGCCCCTTTGATTACACATTCACCCTGCGTGTTACTGCAGAGGAGGGAGgatgggggagtgggggtgggggggttccaTAACAGAACTGCCACAGGAGTGCTGCTTGATTTTTGGAATGGCATTCACTGTAAAACAAGAGGAATTGGAGGTTGTGCTATGAGGATGATGAAACACACACCCACGGTACGTTGTATAATGAAGGGACAGGCACAGACCCATCACCCACAAAACCTGCGCTCCCTCTTTGGCTTTCATGGTCTCTGGTCCATGAAGGAGTGTTCTCATCTTCCACCTGGTGGTCAGGAATGCTTCCTGTTGCCACTGTTTTTCTGTGCAAGACACTCTACGCTAGCTTAAGGCTTGTTGCCGCATCGCTCTGCTATGATCTGTGGCTCCGTACAGCTTGTCTTGAATGAATGGATTGTCTTGCATGTGATTGGGGTATGATAGGGATCTCTGATCCCCCGGCAGGGGACGCGTCCCCTTTCCAGTTTCTGTTTTTGCTGCTTTTTCTACAGCTGAACTTCAGTTTGACGTCCTGCTCGCCAAGTTACGGGTCACACAGAGAGCAGCTGTATGCTCTATCCATTTGCTTTGCATGGGGAGGTGGCTGAGATGGTGAGAATTAAAGGTTTGGTTTAAAAGAGTGTTCTTTTCTTACCAATCAGGTCAGAGCCCAAAAGTAAGGGTGAAGCCGATTGGTTTAGAGCGAACTGATTCACAAACCGTAGGTGAACTCCCAGGACGCCGCAAGGGTAGGTACagtgctgtttttttaaatacgaATTCTGACGGTTCTGTTTTTTGCAGTTTCTTCGTTTAACCGTTTAAATATAGATGGATCTTTCACTAATTAAAACCATCAAAAGAAAAGACAATTCAAGTCTCCGGAAGTCTCGTGTTCTGTTCATATTGTGTTTCTCTGTTTGCTTTCCCATTTCATGATACATATACACACGCTATCAAAAGACACTTAGTGCATTTTGGGCCCACAGGTTTCTGATACCCTTCTCTTTGTGTCTGAAGAAAGATGCTTTGACACCTTCTTGCTACATCGGCTGAAGTATAAGCCCTGTGCTCATCACATATGTCCCTTTAGCAGAGGCGAAGAGCGTTATCAGGCGAGACAAGGCAGACTTCTGCTGGCTGCATGTGAGCGCCGGTGCattttagagagtctgctttaCAAGGCCACTGTGTGTTTCTGGTTAtcagtgtttgttttgtgtGATGAATCCCACCAGCTGGTGCCCGTCAGTTAGCCCGCCAGAGACATTTATCCAGAAATACGGCAGATTGCCCCCTGTTGGGGCGTTGCTGCAGCTGGACGTCCTCCAGCCCCAGCTGCGTAGAGATAATTACCAATGACGACAGGAACGTGTTACCATCCCGAATGTGCTCTCATGGccattttcattcattcttGATCCAGTGTTCCTGTGCCACTGCGACGCTGTACCTCCTGGTTTTTCACTGGGCCAGTGAGCGACGCAGCTTCTGTGGTCATGCAAGGTTGCGATTAAAGCGACGAGCCACACACCTGTAGACACAATGAGAAACGCGCGTGCCAGCTGTTCACAGTAGTACAGGAATGCTGCAGTCGCATGAGATCTGGGGATTATGAGGAGTGGCTGCCTGTTATAC is part of the Paramormyrops kingsleyae isolate MSU_618 chromosome 25, PKINGS_0.4, whole genome shotgun sequence genome and encodes:
- the gab1 gene encoding GRB2-associated-binding protein 1 isoform X6 — protein: MSGGDVVCSGWLRKSPPEKKLRRYAWKKRWFVLRSGRLTGDPDVLVYYKNDHSKKPIRIINLNLCEQVDAGLTFNKKDLENSFIFDIKTIERVFYLVADTEEEMNKWVRSICEICGFNPTDDDSRKPPAHSGGAVVDVPPHPAHASIAPPVIASVPPPYQPVSVRHLEHSSDLEEPQEYVLLVNCESKKPDTSRPVIELSKSKSTETDCNDNIPSHRTMKPSNSKHGSVNGFFPQSAAIYDSPPPRAASMSVDTGLYLLPRSYSQDTVLLPKSSASSPPMPGAESAGELRACGVPPRREPVEHRLRQVSLSYDIPPTPGGSSTYQVPRTLGPEVAVSVLSDVPPPRPPKPSPAAPPERSPTETYAIPRPVSETESNYCVPTGGRTHHSNTISVMDASRLRKDFGSQDCYDIPRILSDRSSSFDFNDSLNGSFKSNRMIASSSASMEEVDENYVPMSANSPSHHQMGSMVELIHETNYVPMTPSPAEFSSLGKQVPPPAHMGFRTSPKTPPRRTMLISDCQPPPVHRNLKPDRKGQSPKVRVKPIGLERTDSQTVGELPGRRKARPAPLEIKTLPEWEELPAPVHSPVTRSFARDPSRFPMPSRPPSVHSTASSDESDECEENYVAMYNSSMPSDDTSMKLGPQMSTDGGSSPTTKTKADKQVEYLDLDLDTGKSTPPRKKKSNGTGSSVSDERVDYVVVDQQRTQALKNTREAWNDERQSTETDTSTKGSK
- the gab1 gene encoding GRB2-associated-binding protein 1 isoform X5 — translated: MSGGDVVCSGWLRKSPPEKKLRRYAWKKRWFVLRSGRLTGDPDVLVYYKNDHSKKPIRIINLNLCEQVDAGLTFNKKDLENSFIFDIKTIERVFYLVADTEEEMNKWVRSICEICGFNPTDDDSRKPPAHSGGAVVDVPPHPAHASIAPPVIASVPPPYQPVSVRHLEHSSDLEEPQEYVLLVNCESKKPDTRPVIELSKSKSTETDCNDNIPSHRTMKPSNSKHGSVNGFFPQSAAIYDSPPPRAASMSVDTGLYLLPRSYSQDTVLLPKSSASSPPMPGAESAGELRACGVPPRREPVEHRLRQVSLSYDIPPTPGGSSTYQVPRTLGPEVAVSVLSDVPPPRPPKPSPAAPPERSPTETYAIPRPVSETESNYCVPTGGRTHHSNTISVMDASRLRKDFGSQDCYDIPRILSDRSSSFDFNDSLNGSFQFTQFCDPVYRVQKSNRMIASSSASMEEVDENYVPMSANSPSHHQMGSMVELIHETNYVPMTPSPAEFSSLGKQVPPPAHMGFRTSPKTPPRRTMLISDCQPPPVHRNLKPDRKGQSPKVRVKPIGLERTDSQTVGELPGRRKARPAPLEIKTLPEWEELPAPVHSPVTRSFARDPSRFPMPSRPPSVHSTASSDESDECEENYVAMYNSSMPSDDTSMKLGPQMSTDGGSSPTTKTKADKQVEYLDLDLDTGKSTPPRKKKSNGTGSSVSDERVDYVVVDQQRTQALKNTREAWNDERQSTETDTSTKGSK